In Hemitrygon akajei chromosome 12, sHemAka1.3, whole genome shotgun sequence, a single window of DNA contains:
- the lrrc52 gene encoding leucine-rich repeat-containing protein 52: MFLYRREPQGLLWKLLLMGVTLAADCPSMCICEPFKVTCKGKGLNAFPESLPLNTRHLDLSDNSISEINSLELNLLVDLVHLDCSHNAISEISKLDFLSGIKLVYLDFSYNALKQIGSTTFESLTNLIVLKVNNNNISKVYQGAFETNIGLRVLDLRNNSLSFFNVSLIRGLQGLKSVYLSGNPWDCQCTIRLLSQWLKESKVTFPDHEDTICYSPKSMVGIPVSGALYKILQICLTPLDYFDYIFFVVVGFVIFISGIIVASITGAIMVCLERHRRNTEKEEIEIAMYQAEWSTVRLNNIKT, from the exons ATGTTCCTTTATCGTAGAGAGCCGCAGGGACTGCTATGGAAATTGCTGTTAATGGGAGTGACATTGGCTGCTGATTGTCCATCTATGTGTATTTGCGAACCTTTCAAGGTAACTTGCAAAGGCAAAGGTTTAAATGCTTTTCCAGAAAGCCTTCCATTAAACACCAGGCACCTTGATCTGTCAGACAACAGTATCTCCGAAATCAATTCTCTGGAACTCAATCTGCTCGTTGATCTGGTGCACCTGGATTGTAGCCACAATGCAATATCGGAGATTTCAAAGCTGGATTTCCTCTCTGGCATAAAGCTAGTTTATTTAGATTTCAGTTACAATGCCTTGAAACAAATTGGCTCGACGACGTTCGAAAGTTTAACTAACCTGATCGTGCTGAAGGTCAATAATAACAACATAAGCAAAGTGTACCAGGGCGCCTTTGAGACAAACATTGGACTTCGGGTTCTTGATCTCAGAAACAATAGTCTCTCATTTTTTAACGTTTCATTAATACGAGGCCTTCAAGGACTAAAATCCGTGTACTTGTCTGGTAATCCCTGGGATTGTCAATGCACGATTAGACTGCTGAGTCAGTGGTTAAAGGAAAGCAAAGTTACTTTTCCAG ATCATGAAGACACTATCTGCTATAGTCCAAAATCAATGGTTGGAATCCCAGTCTCTGGAGCCTTATACAAGATATTGCAGATCTGTCTCACACCTCTGGATTACTTCGACTATATATTTTTCGTAGTGGTTGGTTTTGTAATATTTATCAGTGGCATCATTGTAGCCTCAATCACAGGTGCAATCATGGTCTGTTTGGAGCGTCACAGGAGGAATACAGAAAAAGAAGAGATAGAAATAGCGATGTATCAAGCAGAATGGTCTACAGTGAGACTTAACAATATCAAAACATGA